GGTTCAGCAGGTTCCCTTTGCTGAAGAATCTGATGGTTTTGAACCTACACATTTGATCCTCCAAAAAACCATCGAGCTTGTTCCTGATCTCCTCCGTTGGTGCCATCCAAAGTTAGAAAGTCAAAGTGGCTCTTCCATGTCAAGATACCTATGTCACAAGTTGCTGGTTCGTTTTTCCACAAGTTCAGTTATCATCTTTGCTTTGTTTATAGATTTCTCAGGATAGTAATAAGTTCATCCTACGCTAATGTCTTCCCCTTTTTGTAGGTCCTAATGATCAGGCTCACTTATCAGTCCAATATAAAATGTACCATTCTTCTTTCATGGCTGCAATATTTGCAACGCCAATTTCAAGGCTTTCTTCAACACACCCTAACGAGCTTTAAACCCATCCAAGATAATTGTTTGGAAGGTTCGCCATTTTTTGTGAGTTTGTCTGATAGGGAGGTCAGTGAGACGCATTCTAATCATTTGCAAAGACTGTCTGTGTTTCTGTTCCTACGTTGCTCCTTCACTCTGCTTTACTCGAGTAGACATACCGACGAGCACTGTGAGTTTGATTGTAGTAAGAAAGGAATGGAAGTGATGTTTAAATGGATTGAACGACAGATTCCAGGTGATACATTTTCCGACCACAGAGTTTATACCAAGAAGAGTGTTGTCTTTTCTGCATCCTTCGTCCGGTTGTTCATGCATGAGGTTTTAGTTTATCATTCTGTATTGTAATTCGTTTTTGGGGCTTTAGTTTAACACCGTACAGTAGATCTCTATTATATCTTCTCTATGTTTAATTGTAGGATGATCTACTATTTAAAGTCCTCCTGCAACTCCTGTCTGTACCATTGCATAGAGAAGAACTGTAAGTATGGTAAAACACTGCCTTTTCTGCAAACAGTTACCCAGATTTCTGTGAGCTCTTATGGGctttttttaaacttataagGCTTAACGTGGAAGGGCATTCGCGTCAAGATGAGGAACAAACTATTCTCTTCCGTTTATCAACCTTGTTCAATCCCGTAGTCCTATTCTGTATATTTCTTTCAGAGGTAATTTTCATAAAGCATTCACATAAGGGAATCTCTTGTGCTATGTTCCATGTAGGCTTTGGTAATTTGTTCAATCACTGATGAGTTTTCTTAATGCGACACATCTGTTTTTCCATTGTCAGTTGCATTATGATCATCAAGTCCTTCTTGATTACCTAATATCTAAAGACATCGGGGCTAGCTGTGCAGAGTACCTGCTGAGGTTAATCCTTTGATACGATTTGCTTATAGAAAAGGATTTGATAGATTATAGAACTGGAATTACAAAAGGAACTGAGGATTTTGTTAATGGAGCTCCTCCCACTCCCCCTAAAAGACCTCACCAAATACTCGATAGAG
The Camelina sativa cultivar DH55 chromosome 6, Cs, whole genome shotgun sequence genome window above contains:
- the LOC104791270 gene encoding uncharacterized protein LOC104791270 isoform X2; translated protein: MCMLNIWLATFLWKFPSVLLNLQWDDFIRLLCECLCLAVIYSCPIPAVSSSTGFGSPDLHFLGSDVLKCKLEKANWYMVSDIFRVLRNILKRLSQEENEDLLDVYLESVNSTLAEVPWCRVDAIFSHQHRSGTFGSTKNCEEATVFLGSFVQFLCSVVQQVPFAEESDGFEPTHLILQKTIELVPDLLRWCHPKLESQSGSSMSRYLCHKLLVLMIRLTYQSNIKCTILLSWLQYLQRQFQGFLQHTLTSFKPIQDNCLEGSPFFVSLSDREVSETHSNHLQRLSVFLFLRCSFTLLYSSRHTDEHCEFDCSKKGMEVMFKWIERQIPGDTFSDHRVYTKKSVVFSASFVRLFMHEDDLLFKVLLQLLSVPLHREELLNVEGHSRQDEEQTILFRLSTLFNPVVLFCIFLSELHYDHQVLLDYLISKDIGASCAEYLLRCLRAVCDSWTLFVEFPFEESTNASSSKRRKHLLHTSGVEKKCKLHPQAFEDAKDCLLSLQNSVVKLHQKKLFPYNPEALLRRLSRFQELCLSNG